The following coding sequences are from one Chloracidobacterium sp. window:
- a CDS encoding O-antigen ligase family protein gives MNNDISKRLFDHLPIANAAWWLTLIAIFSIGFMKPLIFVSNQRLSPVDLLFPLTALLVLASMIVGQISVKFDRSYLYFGAYFGAMLISSIFSLDPTLSFKKLLGEAYLIGLAVLVIVQTTTDSRFRQVSLAWLAGAGVTVFVAFISVILYYFAPGNWLLQYTLYSYGSVPVINFPRISSTMVSASMFCNYLTVGIAIAFVANTKGWIGKWVFRVAVILMILAAISTISIGIGGVFLVLGICIYTTSSIPRARFRRYSMFAAVIIAVVFYLSSFVALKPHSTSPYSFDLPIIGNVQPSPRTLVWTAVLQTIAADPIVGKGLDQPVCAVRFENTDGSYSMLTDAHNIYLSVAGQNGFVGLAALLALIAFLWRIGYRSDDVAVRLLWAAFVSAFIYQGFIGAYEDARHLWVLIGLLVAVSKLGSSTQESLAHCSGV, from the coding sequence ATGAATAATGATATTTCCAAAAGGCTTTTCGACCATCTCCCCATCGCCAACGCAGCGTGGTGGCTAACGCTGATCGCCATCTTTTCGATCGGCTTTATGAAGCCTCTGATATTCGTCTCAAACCAGCGTCTAAGCCCGGTCGATCTCCTGTTTCCACTCACTGCTCTTTTGGTTTTGGCTTCGATGATCGTGGGTCAGATCAGCGTGAAATTCGATCGCTCATATCTGTACTTTGGTGCCTATTTCGGTGCGATGCTGATTTCAAGTATTTTCTCGCTCGACCCCACATTGAGCTTTAAGAAGCTTCTAGGCGAGGCATATTTGATCGGACTTGCCGTGCTGGTTATCGTCCAAACAACGACCGACTCCCGGTTTAGACAGGTTTCTTTAGCCTGGCTCGCAGGGGCGGGCGTTACCGTATTTGTTGCGTTCATTTCGGTCATTTTGTACTACTTCGCTCCCGGCAATTGGCTACTCCAATACACTTTGTACAGCTACGGTTCGGTTCCGGTGATCAATTTTCCGAGAATATCGTCAACGATGGTCTCGGCGAGTATGTTTTGCAACTATCTGACGGTCGGGATCGCGATCGCATTTGTTGCAAACACCAAAGGCTGGATCGGAAAATGGGTGTTTCGGGTCGCCGTGATCTTAATGATCTTAGCGGCGATCTCGACCATATCCATTGGGATTGGTGGCGTCTTTCTAGTTTTGGGAATATGTATCTACACGACATCAAGCATTCCGCGAGCTCGTTTTCGTCGCTATTCGATGTTTGCGGCAGTGATCATCGCGGTTGTGTTCTATCTGTCGAGTTTTGTCGCTCTTAAGCCGCACTCGACGTCGCCATATTCGTTTGATCTGCCGATTATCGGCAACGTCCAACCGTCGCCCCGAACACTCGTCTGGACGGCTGTTTTACAAACGATCGCCGCCGATCCGATCGTCGGCAAAGGGTTGGATCAACCGGTCTGTGCCGTGCGATTTGAGAATACGGACGGATCGTACAGTATGTTGACCGACGCTCATAACATATATCTTAGCGTCGCAGGGCAAAATGGATTTGTTGGGCTGGCAGCCTTGTTGGCATTGATCGCCTTTCTTTGGAGGATCGGTTATCGCTCGGATGATGTCGCAGTGAGACTGCTCTGGGCAGCCTTTGTTTCAGCGTTTATTTACCAAGGATTTATCGGTGCGTACGAAGACGCCCGGCATTTGTGGGTTTTGATAGGTCTGCTGGTCGCCGTTTCAAAGCTCGGCAGCAGCACGCAAGAGAGCCTCGCGCATTGCAGCGGCGTTTGA
- a CDS encoding protein kinase: protein MRVSLNVVAGPQTGRSFTFDQHDTFMIGRSDDAQFCLPHDRFFSRHHCLIEIAPPQAFLRDLGSTNGTFVNGLRVETAYLRSGDRIQGGETVLEVEVSADPAEVALAARMGNQTHPSEVAVSCLNCGAPSNVEASSPETKLTYVCDACRERLKKNPQPIPHYQMIRVIGQGGMGSVMLARSEKNGQAVAIKTLLPEVAVSDQSLKRFLREIEVASSLVHPNIVSYIEHGTHNGIVYLVTEFIAGMDASRLAKHRGGKLGYREVVQIIEQTLAALDFAHSLGFVHRDIKEQNILIEGEFPSSQAKLTDFGLSKSYKQTGMSGVTMVGDVAGTIAYMPPEQVRDFKEVRPPSDLYAVGMTAYSLLTGAHALDIGPKAGISETVKAIFEKPIIPIAQRIPDIPIKIAAVFETALAKQVELRWSNAAAMREALLRAAAEL, encoded by the coding sequence ATGCGAGTGAGTCTGAACGTCGTCGCGGGGCCGCAAACCGGACGATCCTTTACATTCGACCAACACGATACCTTTATGATCGGGCGAAGCGACGACGCGCAGTTCTGTCTGCCGCACGATCGTTTCTTTTCGCGCCACCATTGCCTGATCGAGATCGCACCGCCGCAGGCCTTTCTAAGGGATCTCGGCTCGACGAATGGGACGTTTGTAAACGGACTGCGAGTTGAGACGGCCTACCTAAGGAGCGGTGACCGCATACAGGGCGGCGAAACGGTGCTGGAGGTGGAAGTCTCGGCCGATCCCGCCGAGGTCGCATTGGCCGCACGGATGGGAAATCAGACACATCCCTCGGAGGTCGCTGTCTCGTGCCTAAATTGCGGAGCCCCGTCCAATGTCGAAGCATCGAGCCCTGAAACCAAACTCACGTATGTTTGTGACGCTTGCCGCGAACGTCTCAAGAAGAATCCGCAGCCAATTCCGCATTATCAGATGATCCGCGTGATCGGCCAGGGCGGAATGGGCAGCGTTATGCTCGCACGTTCGGAAAAGAACGGGCAGGCGGTCGCGATCAAGACGCTCTTGCCGGAGGTCGCCGTCAGTGATCAATCGCTCAAACGATTTTTACGGGAGATCGAGGTAGCCTCGTCGTTAGTTCACCCAAATATCGTCAGCTACATCGAACACGGTACGCATAACGGTATCGTCTATCTCGTCACCGAATTTATCGCCGGAATGGACGCGTCACGCCTCGCCAAACATCGCGGAGGTAAGCTCGGCTATAGGGAAGTCGTACAGATCATCGAGCAGACGCTGGCGGCACTCGATTTTGCGCACTCGCTCGGGTTTGTGCATCGCGACATCAAGGAACAGAATATTTTGATCGAGGGAGAATTCCCTAGTTCACAGGCGAAACTGACTGATTTTGGTTTGTCCAAGAGCTATAAGCAAACCGGTATGAGCGGCGTGACGATGGTCGGCGATGTGGCCGGCACCATCGCTTATATGCCGCCCGAGCAGGTCAGGGACTTTAAGGAAGTTCGGCCGCCGTCGGATCTGTACGCTGTCGGTATGACGGCTTACAGCCTTCTGACCGGAGCTCACGCCCTGGACATAGGGCCTAAGGCGGGGATATCAGAGACCGTAAAAGCGATCTTTGAAAAGCCGATCATCCCGATCGCTCAACGGATTCCCGACATTCCGATCAAGATCGCTGCGGTTTTCGAGACCGCATTGGCAAAGCAAGTGGAACTGCGTTGGTCAAACGCCGCTGCAATGCGCGAGGCTCTCTTGCGTGCTGCTGCCGAGCTTTGA
- a CDS encoding DUF4190 domain-containing protein, whose product MKQCPRCNKSYVDEHLNFCLDDGELLMQLTDQTRSRAFDDSPPTVMMNDPRVTNPANWQPSPPPVLWQDQSNIQPQYNSPAFSQSKDQVLPTISLVLGILSFVMVCCYGGIWLGLPAAIIGFLGMKNADNDPTRYGGRGLAIGGMVLGVVAFLASIVFLFIGIIAS is encoded by the coding sequence ATGAAACAATGCCCCCGGTGTAACAAGTCGTACGTTGATGAGCATCTCAATTTCTGTCTGGATGACGGTGAGTTGCTTATGCAGCTTACTGACCAGACGCGTTCGAGGGCGTTCGACGATTCGCCGCCGACGGTGATGATGAATGATCCGAGGGTGACCAATCCGGCAAATTGGCAGCCGTCGCCTCCGCCCGTTCTGTGGCAGGATCAGTCAAATATTCAACCGCAGTACAATTCACCGGCATTCTCACAGTCCAAGGATCAGGTACTGCCGACGATATCGCTCGTGCTCGGCATTCTTAGCTTTGTAATGGTCTGTTGCTACGGCGGCATCTGGCTTGGATTGCCAGCCGCGATCATTGGGTTTCTCGGGATGAAGAATGCCGATAACGACCCGACGCGATACGGCGGCCGCGGACTCGCCATCGGCGGTATGGTGCTTGGTGTAGTCGCATTTTTGGCATCGATCGTATTTCTCTTTATTGGAATAATAGCCAGTTAG